The Gymnodinialimonas sp. 57CJ19 genome includes a window with the following:
- a CDS encoding polysaccharide biosynthesis/export family protein, which produces MARLPLRNAVVLAAMMLALAACDALPRSAPVEREVVEVASGEIADFSVYPVTRAFLPTVAQWPATGARHLNWIPTSGGARTQVIATGDRLELTVWDSANDSLLTENNASTVIDALTVAPDGTIFVPYVGNVQVSGMTTQLARQRLQEEIDVVAPSAQVQLELVEGRTNSVDLVGGVGAPGRLPMPDRNYTVLNAIADAGGVSAGLENPQIRLIRAGAIYGTSIDRLFAEPGLDTLLRGGDRVIVEEDRRYFLSLGAAGEQNQHAFPHDRVTALDAMALIGGVESRRGDPGGILVLREYPASAVRADARGPDQSRVVFALDMTNADGLFSARNFRIFPGDLVLVTESPVTGVQTIFGLIGSAFGLVGAASNIAD; this is translated from the coding sequence ATGGCCCGTTTGCCGCTTCGAAATGCCGTGGTGCTTGCCGCGATGATGCTTGCCTTGGCGGCTTGCGATGCCCTGCCCCGCAGCGCTCCGGTGGAACGTGAAGTGGTTGAAGTGGCCAGTGGCGAGATCGCAGATTTCTCGGTCTACCCCGTGACCCGCGCCTTTCTTCCCACGGTTGCCCAATGGCCCGCCACCGGCGCGCGTCACCTGAACTGGATACCCACCTCGGGCGGTGCGCGGACGCAAGTGATCGCCACGGGCGACAGGTTGGAGCTGACCGTATGGGACAGCGCCAATGACAGCCTCCTGACGGAAAACAACGCCTCTACCGTGATTGATGCCCTGACGGTGGCCCCCGACGGCACCATTTTCGTGCCCTATGTGGGCAATGTGCAGGTGTCCGGCATGACCACGCAGCTGGCGCGGCAACGCTTGCAAGAGGAAATCGACGTGGTCGCCCCTTCCGCACAGGTTCAGCTGGAGCTGGTCGAGGGGCGGACGAACTCCGTCGATCTGGTGGGCGGTGTGGGCGCGCCGGGACGCTTGCCGATGCCGGACCGGAACTACACCGTGCTCAACGCCATTGCCGATGCGGGCGGGGTCAGCGCGGGGCTGGAAAACCCACAGATCCGGCTGATCCGGGCGGGCGCCATTTATGGCACGTCGATTGATCGGCTGTTTGCGGAACCGGGGCTGGATACCCTGTTGCGGGGCGGAGACCGGGTGATCGTCGAGGAAGACCGTCGCTACTTCCTGTCTCTGGGGGCGGCGGGGGAACAGAACCAACACGCCTTCCCGCACGATCGCGTGACCGCGCTGGATGCCATGGCGCTGATCGGCGGGGTGGAAAGCCGTCGGGGTGATCCGGGCGGTATCCTGGTGCTGCGGGAATATCCCGCCTCGGCCGTGCGGGCCGACGCGCGGGGGCCGGATCAGTCGCGCGTTGTGTTCGCGCTGGACATGACCAATGCCGATGGGCTGTTTTCGGCCCGCAATTTTCGCATCTTTCCCGGTGATCTGGTGTTGGTAACAGAAAGCCCGGTGACAGGCGTGCAAACGATATTCGGCCTGATCGGCTCGGCCTTTGGACTGGTGGGCGCGGCCAGCAACATCGCGGACTAG
- a CDS encoding glycosyltransferase family 4 protein — protein MKILFVHQNFPGQYRELFTWLREQGKHELVFLTQRKDVPGMEGARVVTYKTHHKPAKDAYALTQYWEECTGNGFGCAQAAAKLRAEGFTPDIIIGHVGWGELTFLKEIWPNAPIIGYFEYYFLAKGGSVGFDPEFPASPHAPFTMHARNAVNFANIQTVDQGHSPTGWQRDTFPDSFKEKIYVKHDGIRTDKLMPDPKAEVALGRLGRSVTKDDEIFTYMARNMEPTRGFHSFMRALPHILDARPNARALIIGGSDVSYGKKSGSEGGYRAEMEREVGDAVDWSRVHFLGRVPYEDYQKIVQVSRCHIYLTVPFVLSWSCLEAMSMGATIVASDVAPVREAIEHGKTGLLADFFDPKDIARKVVDVLERPGTYAHLGPAARAHVVKNYDFQKVCLPEHLRQINALVPKAKRMAIPG, from the coding sequence ATGAAAATCCTTTTTGTGCATCAGAACTTTCCCGGTCAATACCGAGAGCTTTTCACCTGGTTAAGAGAGCAGGGAAAGCATGAGCTGGTGTTCCTGACCCAACGCAAGGATGTCCCGGGGATGGAAGGCGCGCGGGTCGTGACCTACAAGACCCACCACAAGCCCGCCAAGGACGCCTACGCCCTGACCCAATATTGGGAGGAATGCACTGGCAACGGGTTCGGTTGTGCTCAAGCGGCCGCCAAGCTGCGGGCAGAGGGGTTCACCCCCGATATCATCATCGGTCACGTGGGTTGGGGAGAGTTGACGTTCCTGAAAGAGATTTGGCCAAACGCGCCGATCATCGGCTATTTTGAGTATTACTTCCTCGCCAAGGGCGGCAGTGTCGGGTTTGACCCCGAATTTCCCGCCAGCCCCCATGCGCCGTTCACCATGCACGCCCGTAACGCGGTGAACTTTGCCAACATCCAGACCGTGGATCAGGGCCATTCCCCCACCGGCTGGCAACGCGACACGTTCCCTGACAGCTTCAAGGAAAAGATCTACGTCAAGCACGACGGCATCCGCACCGACAAGTTGATGCCCGACCCGAAGGCCGAAGTTGCCTTGGGGCGTCTTGGGCGATCCGTCACCAAGGACGATGAAATTTTCACCTATATGGCCCGCAACATGGAGCCGACACGCGGCTTCCACAGCTTCATGCGCGCGCTGCCCCATATTCTTGATGCACGCCCCAACGCACGGGCACTGATTATCGGTGGATCGGATGTGTCCTACGGCAAGAAATCAGGCTCTGAAGGCGGGTATAGAGCCGAAATGGAGAGGGAAGTTGGCGACGCCGTTGACTGGTCCCGCGTCCATTTTCTGGGGCGGGTGCCCTACGAGGATTACCAGAAGATCGTTCAAGTCAGCCGCTGCCACATCTACCTGACGGTACCGTTTGTGCTGTCGTGGTCGTGTCTGGAGGCGATGTCGATGGGGGCGACGATTGTGGCGTCCGATGTGGCCCCGGTGCGCGAAGCGATCGAGCACGGCAAGACCGGCTTGCTTGCTGATTTCTTCGACCCCAAGGATATCGCCCGCAAGGTTGTGGATGTGTTGGAACGCCCCGGCACCTACGCCCACCTTGGACCGGCGGCACGGGCCCATGTGGTGAAGAACTACGATTTCCAGAAGGTGTGTCTGCCCGAACATCTGCGCCAGATTAATGCGCTGGTCCCCAAGGCAAAGCGGATGGCCATCCCGGGCTGA
- a CDS encoding ion transporter gives MSDLRTRLAHWLARPSVGNFIIGVIIFNAIILGLETSAPIMASYGPLIEFLDTLCLSIFIIEIALKLVAQGFRFFRNGWNLFDFIIVGIALFPATQGLSVLRALRILRVLRVVSAVPSLRRVVEGLLTALPGMGSVFLLMSIIFYIGAVMATKLFADPFPEWFGTIGLSLYTLFQIMTLESWSMGVVRPVMEVFPYAWLFFVPFIMVTTFAVVNLIVGLVVNSMQDAHAEESNAATDAYRDEVMERLLAIEEKLDRARSKPD, from the coding sequence ATGTCCGACCTTCGCACCCGCCTTGCACATTGGCTTGCGCGGCCTTCTGTCGGCAATTTCATCATCGGCGTTATCATCTTCAACGCGATCATCCTGGGGCTGGAAACTTCCGCGCCCATCATGGCGTCTTACGGCCCGCTGATCGAGTTTCTCGATACACTCTGCCTAAGCATCTTTATCATCGAAATAGCCCTGAAGCTGGTGGCCCAAGGCTTTCGCTTCTTCCGCAACGGCTGGAACCTGTTCGATTTCATCATCGTCGGCATCGCCCTGTTCCCCGCAACCCAAGGCCTGTCGGTCCTGCGGGCGTTGCGCATCCTTCGGGTGTTGCGAGTCGTTTCGGCCGTCCCCTCACTTCGCCGTGTGGTGGAGGGGTTGCTGACGGCACTGCCCGGCATGGGATCGGTCTTCCTGCTGATGTCGATCATCTTCTACATCGGCGCGGTCATGGCGACGAAACTATTTGCGGACCCATTCCCCGAATGGTTCGGCACCATCGGCCTGTCGCTCTACACGCTATTCCAAATCATGACGCTGGAAAGCTGGTCCATGGGCGTCGTCCGCCCGGTGATGGAGGTCTTCCCCTACGCCTGGCTATTCTTCGTACCGTTCATCATGGTCACGACCTTCGCCGTGGTGAACCTGATCGTGGGCCTTGTCGTGAACTCGATGCAGGACGCCCACGCCGAAGAAAGCAATGCCGCAACGGATGCCTATCGTGATGAAGTGATGGAGAGGTTGCTGGCCATCGAAGAGAAGTTGGATCGGGCACGGTCAAAACCCGATTGA
- a CDS encoding ABC transporter ATP-binding protein — MNTLTRVVDWLSSLVPPFAKADGPPPQTLWPFIKWCLSGAWPIMFIAALFSGFAGLMEVAAAWYLGALIDTTTGPTADYLGTHGLLVAGYILFYLMIRPLFFGSSAAFTGIVLPPNIAPLVQSRLHRWTLGHDISFFDNDFAGRIAQKQMQAATALVNIVTEVINAAAYAIITLMGTVVLLVAIDWRIAVLLLAWCGIYAVMIRWYLPRIRVRAKARAATRANVTGQVVDTITNIKTVKLFGHTDHEDAAATEAMGNYRAAALRFGTLSTGFRFALMTTAGLLPVVLVLSGVSLWQSGQATPGDIAAIGAISMRISQMTGWVSFTLMGIYANLGELEDGMRTLTPSHGLTDADDAPTLPRLSGAIEFDGVSFAYGQRTGGIDAIDLTIAPGEKLGVVGASGAGKSTLVALLMRLYDAEQGRVLLDGTDVSSVTQDSLRQQIAMVTQDTAMFNRTARDNILYGRPDATEAEVVEAAKRAEAHDFIQDLRDHRDNKGYEAFLGERGVKLSGGQRQRVALARAFLKDAPVLVLDEATSALDSEVEAAIQDTLHSVMEGKTVIAIAHRLSTLSAMDRIIVLDNGRIVEDGTHEALLAQDGLYARYWNRQSGGFIGLDDAATA; from the coding sequence GTGAATACTCTAACGCGCGTTGTAGACTGGCTTTCCAGCCTTGTGCCCCCCTTTGCAAAAGCCGATGGCCCGCCGCCCCAAACCCTTTGGCCTTTCATCAAATGGTGCCTATCGGGCGCATGGCCGATCATGTTCATCGCGGCGCTATTTTCAGGCTTTGCCGGCTTGATGGAGGTCGCCGCCGCTTGGTACCTGGGCGCGTTGATCGACACGACTACCGGGCCCACGGCGGACTACCTTGGCACCCATGGGTTGCTGGTCGCGGGCTACATCCTGTTCTACCTGATGATTCGGCCGCTGTTCTTCGGCTCCTCCGCCGCGTTTACCGGCATCGTTCTGCCGCCCAACATCGCGCCATTGGTGCAATCCCGGCTGCATCGCTGGACCTTGGGCCACGACATCAGCTTCTTCGATAACGATTTTGCGGGCCGGATCGCGCAAAAGCAAATGCAGGCGGCCACCGCGCTTGTAAACATCGTGACCGAGGTGATTAACGCCGCCGCTTACGCCATCATTACGCTGATGGGGACGGTGGTTTTGCTGGTGGCGATCGACTGGCGGATCGCTGTCTTGCTGCTGGCTTGGTGTGGGATTTATGCGGTGATGATCCGCTGGTATCTGCCGCGCATTCGGGTGCGCGCCAAGGCCCGAGCCGCCACGCGGGCGAATGTGACGGGGCAGGTTGTTGATACGATTACCAACATCAAGACCGTCAAATTGTTTGGCCATACCGACCACGAAGACGCCGCCGCGACCGAGGCGATGGGCAATTACCGCGCCGCCGCGCTGCGGTTCGGGACCCTCTCGACCGGGTTCCGTTTCGCCCTGATGACCACCGCCGGATTGCTACCCGTTGTTCTGGTGCTCAGCGGTGTCTCGCTCTGGCAAAGTGGCCAGGCCACCCCCGGCGATATTGCCGCGATTGGCGCTATTTCCATGCGTATTTCGCAGATGACAGGCTGGGTGTCGTTCACCCTGATGGGGATCTACGCCAACCTGGGTGAGCTGGAGGACGGGATGCGCACCCTTACCCCGTCCCATGGGCTGACCGATGCCGATGATGCCCCCACGTTGCCACGCCTGTCGGGAGCCATCGAGTTCGACGGCGTGTCTTTCGCCTATGGGCAGCGGACCGGTGGGATTGATGCCATCGACCTGACGATTGCCCCCGGCGAAAAACTGGGTGTCGTCGGGGCTTCCGGGGCCGGGAAGTCGACCCTCGTGGCCCTTCTGATGCGGCTCTACGATGCAGAACAGGGTCGTGTTTTGCTGGACGGCACAGATGTAAGCAGCGTCACCCAAGATAGCCTGCGGCAACAGATTGCGATGGTCACCCAAGACACCGCCATGTTCAATCGCACGGCACGGGACAACATCCTGTACGGACGCCCAGATGCCACCGAGGCCGAGGTAGTCGAGGCCGCCAAACGGGCCGAGGCGCATGACTTCATCCAGGACCTGCGCGACCATCGTGACAACAAGGGGTACGAGGCGTTTTTGGGCGAACGCGGCGTGAAGCTATCGGGCGGACAACGCCAGCGCGTGGCCCTCGCCCGCGCCTTCCTCAAAGACGCTCCGGTTCTGGTGCTGGATGAGGCCACAAGCGCGCTCGATTCCGAGGTTGAAGCCGCCATTCAAGACACGCTCCACAGCGTGATGGAGGGAAAGACCGTCATCGCCATCGCCCACCGCCTGTCTACCCTTTCCGCGATGGATCGGATCATCGTGCTCGATAACGGCAGGATCGTCGAAGACGGCACCCACGAGGCGCTTTTGGCGCAGGACGGGCTGTATGCGCGGTATTGGAACCGTCAATCGGGCGGGTTTATCGGGCTGGACGACGCGGCGACGGCCTAG
- a CDS encoding CCA tRNA nucleotidyltransferase, translating into MTDAGTVAVFEALQGHGVWFVGGCVRNGLLGLPVADIDICTELLPEQVMELAQGAGLKTIPTGIDHGTVTVVADGTPYEITTLRRDVETDGRHASVAFTRELAQDAARRDFTMNALYATRDGTVLDPNGAGLEDLAARRLRFIGDASARIAEDHLRILRFFRFHAWYADPAGGIDADGLAACAHGVDGIAKLSRERIGAEVKTLLRAPDPAPAVAAMDQSGVLAAVLPGAHAPSLTLLTGLEGDVAPAAIRRLAALGGDPGNLRLSKAEAKQLALFRDEMGTLTPPGALGYHHGAVATRDILLLRGLIAEQPPGAEALRLAEQGAQAVFPVKAADLPALQGKALGDHLKALETRWIASDFTLTKAELLRP; encoded by the coding sequence TTGACCGATGCGGGCACTGTCGCGGTATTTGAGGCGCTGCAAGGTCATGGTGTTTGGTTTGTCGGCGGATGCGTGCGCAACGGTCTGTTGGGTCTTCCCGTCGCGGATATCGACATTTGCACGGAGCTGCTGCCTGAACAGGTGATGGAACTGGCTCAAGGGGCCGGGTTGAAGACCATCCCCACAGGCATCGACCACGGCACGGTGACGGTGGTGGCCGATGGCACGCCCTATGAAATTACGACCCTACGCCGCGATGTAGAGACGGACGGACGCCATGCCTCTGTCGCCTTTACCCGAGAACTGGCGCAGGATGCCGCGCGGCGGGATTTCACCATGAACGCGCTTTACGCGACCCGCGACGGGACGGTTCTGGACCCCAATGGCGCGGGCCTGGAAGATTTGGCCGCGCGGCGTTTGCGCTTCATTGGCGATGCCAGTGCCCGCATTGCCGAGGACCACCTGCGCATCTTGCGGTTCTTCCGGTTCCACGCTTGGTACGCCGATCCTGCCGGCGGTATCGACGCCGATGGGCTGGCCGCCTGTGCGCACGGGGTGGACGGGATCGCCAAACTTTCGCGCGAACGGATCGGGGCCGAGGTCAAAACGCTCCTCCGCGCGCCTGATCCCGCGCCTGCTGTCGCGGCGATGGATCAGTCAGGCGTCCTCGCCGCGGTTCTGCCGGGGGCCCATGCGCCTTCTTTGACCCTTTTGACGGGGCTGGAAGGCGACGTTGCGCCCGCTGCGATCCGACGCCTGGCGGCTTTGGGCGGCGACCCCGGTAACCTTCGTCTATCCAAGGCTGAAGCCAAGCAACTTGCCCTGTTCCGCGATGAGATGGGCACGCTCACCCCCCCCGGCGCGTTGGGGTACCACCACGGCGCGGTGGCCACCCGTGATATCTTGCTGCTACGTGGGTTGATCGCGGAACAGCCCCCCGGCGCAGAGGCCCTTCGGCTGGCCGAACAAGGCGCCCAAGCCGTATTCCCCGTGAAAGCCGCAGACCTGCCGGCATTGCAGGGCAAAGCCTTGGGCGATCACCTGAAGGCGTTGGAAACGCGGTGGATTGCCAGCGATTTCACCCTGACCAAAGCAGAACTGCTCCGCCCCTGA
- a CDS encoding class I SAM-dependent RNA methyltransferase: MVELTIKRLGHHGDGIADGPVFVPLTLPGEVVSGEVDGDRMAAPAIVTPSSDRVKAPCPHYKSCGGCSLMHASDPFVATWKEDVITKALQAHDLPVPLRPIVTSAPRSRRRATLAGTRTKKGAMIGFHARKSGTIVPIRDCLLLEPALLDTIPALEEIVKTGASRSATLGLSVTLTETGIDLLVTGAKPLDGPLRAALPQVAGGRFSRLTWGDEPVFTETPPRLTLGSARAVPPPGAFLQATQDGEAALQGAVAEAVQGAKNVADLFCGIGTFALPLAQSAPVHAVEAAPDLLDALDHATRFATGLKPITWEKRDLFRRPLLPDELATFDAIVIDPPRAGAEAQTIELAKAQVPVIAAVSCNPVTFARDAAILIEAGYTLDWVQPVDQFRWSPHVELAARFSLAHMSG, from the coding sequence ATGGTTGAGCTGACGATCAAACGCCTCGGCCACCATGGCGACGGCATCGCGGACGGCCCGGTTTTCGTGCCCCTCACCCTGCCCGGCGAAGTGGTCTCGGGCGAGGTGGACGGCGACCGAATGGCCGCGCCCGCCATTGTCACGCCATCGTCGGACCGAGTGAAAGCCCCCTGCCCGCACTACAAATCCTGCGGCGGGTGCAGCCTGATGCATGCCTCTGACCCTTTCGTGGCGACTTGGAAAGAAGATGTGATCACAAAGGCTTTGCAGGCCCACGATCTCCCCGTGCCCCTGCGCCCCATCGTGACATCTGCCCCCCGGTCGCGCCGCCGAGCGACCCTTGCAGGGACGCGGACCAAGAAAGGCGCGATGATCGGGTTTCATGCTCGTAAATCAGGCACTATCGTGCCGATTAGAGACTGTTTATTGCTAGAGCCTGCGCTGCTGGATACGATCCCTGCACTTGAGGAGATCGTAAAAACCGGGGCGTCGCGCTCGGCCACTCTGGGCCTGTCCGTGACGCTGACGGAAACCGGCATCGACCTACTGGTGACCGGGGCAAAGCCACTCGACGGACCGCTCCGCGCGGCCTTGCCACAAGTGGCAGGCGGCCGCTTCTCGCGGTTGACTTGGGGGGACGAGCCTGTGTTCACGGAAACCCCGCCGCGCCTGACCCTTGGCTCGGCCCGCGCTGTGCCGCCTCCGGGCGCGTTTCTGCAAGCCACGCAAGACGGCGAAGCGGCGCTGCAAGGTGCTGTGGCCGAGGCCGTGCAGGGCGCCAAAAACGTCGCGGACCTGTTCTGCGGCATCGGCACCTTCGCCCTGCCCCTTGCCCAATCCGCACCGGTTCATGCGGTGGAGGCAGCCCCCGACCTGTTGGACGCGCTCGACCACGCCACCCGGTTTGCCACGGGCCTGAAACCGATCACCTGGGAAAAACGCGACCTGTTTCGCCGCCCTCTTTTGCCGGACGAACTGGCAACGTTCGACGCCATCGTGATTGACCCGCCCCGCGCCGGGGCCGAGGCGCAGACAATCGAACTCGCCAAAGCGCAAGTCCCTGTTATCGCGGCGGTTTCCTGCAATCCCGTCACGTTCGCCCGTGATGCTGCGATTCTGATAGAGGCTGGCTACACGCTGGACTGGGTGCAACCGGTGGACCAATTCCGCTGGTCGCCTCACGTGGAACTTGCAGCGCGGTTCTCCCTTGCCCATATGAGCGGCTGA
- a CDS encoding Hsp33 family molecular chaperone HslO translates to MTMTTKLAWDDTVLPFQLDRSDIRGRVARLDTTLNQILSQHDYPAPIEAMVAEMALLTALIGQTMKLRWKLSLQVRSDGPIRLIATDFLAPEAEGEPARIRAYASYDEDRLDLTAPAFPQIGSGYFAILIDQGQDMTPYQGITPIGGESLSACAETYFAQSEQLPTAFKLSYGKAQEPGQAEGWRAGGMMIQVMPESSLEAAEPPTSDEGTLTANDLVSDDKAEDWSRANILMDTADEMELIGPHVSPTDLLVRLFHEEQPRVFDALPVGFGCTCSEDRVRQSLSIYSAKDIAHMTTEEGRVTADCQFCGNHYDFDPLSLGFEAERAPDGSPV, encoded by the coding sequence ATGACTATGACCACAAAACTCGCGTGGGACGACACGGTATTGCCATTCCAACTGGATCGCTCGGACATTCGTGGCCGTGTGGCGCGGTTGGACACGACGCTGAACCAGATCCTGTCTCAGCACGATTATCCCGCCCCGATCGAGGCGATGGTGGCTGAAATGGCCCTGCTGACGGCGCTGATCGGGCAGACCATGAAGCTGCGTTGGAAACTGTCGTTGCAGGTACGCTCCGACGGGCCGATCCGCCTGATTGCGACCGATTTCCTTGCCCCCGAGGCCGAGGGAGAGCCCGCGCGCATCCGCGCCTATGCCTCTTATGATGAAGATCGGTTGGACCTGACCGCCCCTGCCTTCCCGCAGATCGGCTCTGGGTACTTTGCGATCCTGATCGACCAGGGCCAGGATATGACACCCTATCAAGGCATCACGCCGATCGGTGGGGAGTCTCTATCCGCCTGTGCAGAGACTTATTTTGCGCAATCCGAGCAGCTTCCTACGGCGTTCAAGCTGTCTTATGGCAAGGCGCAGGAACCCGGTCAGGCCGAGGGCTGGCGTGCCGGGGGCATGATGATCCAGGTGATGCCGGAATCCTCGCTGGAAGCGGCCGAGCCGCCCACAAGTGATGAAGGCACGCTGACTGCTAACGATCTGGTGTCCGACGATAAAGCCGAGGATTGGTCCCGCGCCAACATCCTGATGGATACCGCCGACGAGATGGAGCTGATCGGGCCCCATGTGTCCCCGACGGACCTGCTCGTGCGTCTCTTCCACGAGGAACAGCCTCGTGTCTTCGACGCGTTGCCCGTGGGCTTTGGCTGCACCTGTTCCGAGGATCGCGTGCGACAGTCTTTGTCGATCTATTCGGCCAAGGACATTGCCCATATGACGACCGAGGAAGGCCGGGTCACGGCGGATTGCCAGTTCTGCGGCAACCACTATGACTTTGACCCCCTCTCGTTAGGGTTCGAGGCCGAAAGGGCCCCCGATGGGTCGCCTGTTTGA
- a CDS encoding CoA pyrophosphatase, protein MGRLFDLDTMTAALETPLARPIGSGSSDYDLNPGVTLPADRVLRPAAVLIGVLGDEVVLTKRSSNLKHHPGQIAFPGGKVDGVETPAQAALREAQEEIGLAPENVTILAELSPHETVTSYNVTPFLARIEANFTPKPEPGEVAEVFRVPLSFLMDPSNYVVEGRRWRGMRREFFVVPYGPYYIWGATARMLKALADRVA, encoded by the coding sequence ATGGGTCGCCTGTTTGATCTAGATACAATGACGGCCGCGTTGGAGACACCTCTGGCGCGGCCCATTGGTTCGGGGTCGTCGGATTATGATCTGAACCCCGGCGTGACCTTGCCCGCCGACCGTGTCTTGCGGCCCGCTGCCGTGCTGATCGGGGTATTGGGCGATGAGGTGGTGCTGACCAAACGCTCGTCCAACCTCAAGCATCACCCCGGCCAAATCGCCTTTCCGGGTGGCAAGGTGGACGGCGTCGAGACCCCCGCCCAGGCCGCCCTGCGCGAGGCCCAGGAAGAAATCGGACTGGCGCCGGAAAACGTCACTATTCTTGCGGAATTGTCGCCCCATGAAACGGTCACCTCCTACAACGTGACACCCTTTCTGGCGCGGATCGAGGCTAACTTCACCCCCAAGCCAGAACCCGGCGAAGTGGCCGAGGTGTTCCGCGTCCCGCTCTCATTCCTGATGGACCCCTCCAATTACGTCGTCGAAGGTCGCCGATGGCGCGGCATGCGGCGCGAGTTCTTTGTGGTGCCCTACGGCCCCTATTACATCTGGGGCGCAACGGCCCGGATGCTGAAGGCTCTTGCGGATCGGGTGGCGTAA
- a CDS encoding ABC transporter ATP-binding protein has translation MFKIFENLVDPYVAHANQDQPPRRLWPFLWDYSQPFKGLFALTAFMSVVVAAIEIGLIWYMGRVVDLMTEGEPATVLSDYGLELTLAAVFILTIRPVLQGIDVALLNNAILPQFGALVRWRAHKQVLRQSVGFFENDFAGRIANRIMQTPGSAGDAIFQVFDAITFSLAYLVGAAILLMGSDPRLALPLVVWFTLYALLLRWTMKRVGPASKAASDARSMTTGRVVDSYTNIHSVKLFAHNDSELAYAKEAIEFTRRTFAKEMRIFTTMDVMLVTLNGFLIVAVVGWGILLWSQGAASVGVVAAATALALRLSAMTGWIMWAVSTFFRALGVVAEGMETITVPIELVDDPDAKPLLLTQGEITLDGISHHYGRAAGGLDGISLTIKPGEKVGLVGRSGAGKSSLVKLLLRFYDAEQGRILIDGQDIARVQQDSLRGVIGMVQQDSSLLHRSVRDNILYGAPGASDAAMIQAAKRAEAHEFILDLEDPQSRKGYDAHVGERGVKLSGGQRQRVTLARVILKNAPILVLDEATSALDSEVEAQIQETLYGVMQGKTVIAIAHRLSTIAQMDRIVVLDDGRVVEDGPHSVLLAQGGLYASFWARQSGGFIGADTDTEETAK, from the coding sequence ATGTTCAAGATATTTGAAAATCTGGTCGATCCCTACGTAGCCCACGCCAACCAGGATCAGCCGCCTCGCCGTCTTTGGCCCTTCCTTTGGGACTATTCGCAGCCCTTCAAGGGGCTCTTTGCGCTGACCGCTTTCATGTCTGTCGTCGTCGCCGCGATCGAGATCGGGTTGATCTGGTACATGGGCCGTGTGGTGGACCTGATGACCGAAGGTGAGCCCGCCACGGTTTTGTCCGACTACGGGCTGGAACTGACGCTGGCCGCTGTTTTCATCCTGACGATCCGGCCCGTTTTGCAAGGCATCGACGTGGCGCTGTTGAACAACGCGATCTTGCCGCAGTTCGGCGCACTGGTGCGGTGGCGCGCCCATAAACAGGTACTGCGTCAATCTGTTGGCTTCTTCGAGAACGACTTCGCCGGCCGCATTGCCAACCGGATCATGCAAACGCCGGGTAGTGCGGGGGACGCGATCTTTCAGGTGTTTGACGCGATCACCTTCTCTCTCGCGTATCTGGTGGGGGCGGCGATTTTGCTGATGGGATCAGACCCCCGTTTGGCGCTGCCCTTGGTGGTCTGGTTCACCCTCTACGCGCTGCTTTTACGCTGGACGATGAAACGCGTTGGTCCCGCATCCAAAGCCGCATCCGATGCCCGCTCGATGACCACGGGGCGGGTCGTGGACAGCTACACCAACATCCATTCGGTGAAACTGTTCGCCCATAACGACTCGGAACTGGCCTACGCGAAAGAAGCCATCGAGTTCACCCGCCGGACCTTCGCCAAAGAGATGCGGATTTTCACCACCATGGACGTGATGTTGGTCACGCTGAATGGCTTCCTCATCGTGGCGGTCGTGGGGTGGGGTATTCTGCTGTGGTCCCAAGGTGCGGCCTCTGTCGGGGTGGTCGCGGCGGCGACGGCCTTGGCGCTGCGGCTGTCCGCCATGACCGGTTGGATCATGTGGGCGGTCTCCACGTTCTTCCGCGCCCTCGGCGTTGTCGCCGAAGGGATGGAGACGATTACCGTACCAATCGAGCTGGTCGATGACCCGGACGCCAAACCCCTGCTCTTGACGCAGGGTGAAATCACGCTGGATGGAATCAGCCACCATTATGGGCGCGCGGCGGGCGGGCTGGATGGCATCTCGCTGACGATCAAGCCGGGCGAGAAGGTGGGGCTTGTGGGGCGGTCGGGGGCCGGAAAGTCTTCACTCGTGAAGCTGTTGTTGCGGTTCTACGATGCCGAACAGGGTCGTATCTTGATCGACGGGCAAGATATCGCGCGGGTTCAGCAGGACAGCCTTCGCGGGGTGATTGGTATGGTGCAACAAGACAGCTCCCTGCTGCACCGATCAGTCCGCGATAACATCCTTTACGGGGCGCCCGGTGCCTCGGATGCGGCGATGATCCAAGCTGCCAAACGGGCCGAGGCCCATGAGTTCATCCTTGATCTGGAAGACCCCCAGAGCCGCAAAGGCTATGACGCCCATGTGGGGGAAAGAGGCGTGAAGCTTTCGGGCGGGCAGAGGCAGCGGGTGACGCTGGCCCGTGTGATCCTGAAGAACGCCCCGATTCTGGTGCTGGATGAGGCGACAAGCGCGCTCGATTCCGAGGTCGAGGCGCAGATTCAAGAAACGCTTTACGGGGTGATGCAGGGCAAGACTGTCATCGCCATCGCCCACCGCCTGTCGACCATCGCGCAGATGGATCGGATCGTGGTGCTGGACGACGGCCGCGTGGTGGAAGACGGCCCTCATTCGGTGCTTTTGGCGCAAGGTGGCCTATATGCCAGCTTCTGGGCGCGGCAGTCAGGTGGCTTCATCGGCGCCGACACGGATACAGAGGAAACCGCCAAGTGA